ATTAAGATCTCCACATATCTTTCTCCCAAATACAGATCGCCGAGTCTTGCATGTTAATCACAGTCGTAATTGGGAGATGGGGCAGATATCGACCTGTATTTTTCCCGGGATTAGTAATGGGCACTCCAGCCTCAGTGGGTTTTCACATCCAGCTAATTCCACATCCGGTAAAAGAATAGGAGCAGCCAGAGCCAGGCTTGCgtgaaaaaaaagcatcactTAACTTGAGTGCATACAAGTTCATCTTACAAACAAATTTAGTTCATAAGAATGTGAATATTCACAGATGACATAATTGACAGATATTTACCCTATTACTGGTTCTTACACTATGATATCCTGTTGGGTAATATTACTGTGGATAAATCCAATCTGGTCTGTCTATATAACCATAACCTGTGATATTTCCCAGCCAGGTGTTACAGTACGCTCTGAAAAAGATTCCCCTGTATCTTTGGTcgaaagacaaacatttgagATAACAAGACGTCAGCACTACAGTATGTCTAGCTCATCTGTGAATGTAGAACGTtacatggaggaaaaaaaaggatttcttTAGAAAAGAGTCAGAGTCAAAGTCTTGTAATGGGATATTGTTTCAACACTAACCTGAGAGTGCCCATTGACCTCCACTTCTTCTGCAAAGCGGACCTTTACCGGGTTGGATTTAAGCTTGGCCCTCTTCTCAGGTGTGATGAAGGATGATTTTGGTCCCTTAAAGATAGACATAAgaagtataaatacatttatttatatgtatgcatagtatattggccagccaatcacaatttagagtatccaccAGCCTtgcatgcttgtttttgtgatgtgggtagaaaccaaagtacccatagaaaacccatgtaGACAtgaggagaacatggaaactccataCATCAACCTGAATTCAAACccgggaccccagaactgtgaggctgatgtgctaaccactcaaccaccgggCCTGCTATTAGATATGGGGAGGTAAATTGAAATCAATATATTTCGTAAGATTTGGTAGCAGAGCTGAGAGCCATCAATCAAACAAGATTAAAGTTGCTTTCTTTAACAGAGGCACAAGGGAGGTTTGAAGTTCAGCCATTTATTTAGTGACCTCCTTCATATGGGACTGAATATATATTGGCTTTTGGGTTACTGATTGAAGTCCAAGGCTTGGACAGTCAGGTGACAACACACATGGAGTACACCCAACATACACACAGTTGAAGTGAAATTATCAGGGACCTTGGTGACAGAAGAGTTGTGCAGTATGCCGCTTTAAACTCTAGCCTTGGTGACATATACAGTAGATTTATTGGTTTGATGAACATTCATCTGAACATTGGATAGCATTGCCACAATGTCAAGGGGCATacacatttactgtatttattcgagtataacgcgcACACGGGTATAACGCACACCTATAATTTGTGACTACAtattggtatacattttttttcagtttttctcagctcacaccaatgatactggtaactggcaaatgtTGAACACATTGGCATGAAGAATTTAAGTTTATCCATCAAATTCATCCAGTTGCTGTTGTGTTGGTATGACAGAACTTTATTAAGATCGATTAAAATAACAGTTTCATGTGTATTGGTGAGTTTTCATGACTTACCAGCACTTTTCTGAGTATAGTCACAGACAACGAATCTTGACACTCTCTGAAGGAAATAAAGAAGAGCCGTTAAAGAGAGTTCCTTACAGACATACCTTAATTTGAGTTTGGTATTTACATTAGGACTTCTGTATGCATTGTGTGTATAACTTCAATGTTGTTGCCAGTAATAGTGAACACCTGATAATTTCAGCAGCTTGCTCAGGGGTAAGGTCATCCACAGCGACATTATTGATTTTCACTACCTGGTCACCAGGGATGAGCCGGCCATCTGCAGGACCACCTGGGTATAAAAAGTTTTGTTGAGCCGTCATATTTAGGGGTCGTGTTGTACCTTTTCATACTGccgagttttttgttgttgttaatattaaaatattgctAAAACTGGGTATTTGCGAAAAGGGTGCACTTGACTTAAAGGTCCTTTGTGATACACTAACTtgtcgatttaaaaaaacatgctgctTAGCCAtttcacaatttaaaataaaggtTGAAATAAGCCCAATAATATCACGATTCGTCAATTGGAACTGAATGATACCAGTCGAAAAAGAAAAGATACATGTTACACATTTCTTGTCATACCTTGGGTGACGTCTTGTACCAAGATGGGTGTCTGTGAGGACAGAGTGAGGCCATGGGATTTGAGCTTTGGGTCCTGCTGGATCAAAACATTCAAGCGGAAGGGATGGTTTCTTCCATCTGTGCTTAGAGAATCTGCTGCTGATTCTATTGAAACTCGGTCCCTGGAAATAGTTGTCAAATAGTACACGAGTCATTGTTGGGTGACAGTCATaagtatctaaaaaaaaaaaattgggttaaaaatgtaagaatgcacactgaaactcgtaagAAAGAAGAAAGACGAAAGAAGAAGGCGTAGAGCTCATTAAATTAGACGTAAAAAGGTTGACCTGCTCAGAGAGTGAGACCTGCTGCCCAATTCTCGGGACCGCCTTAACCATCTTCCCACCACTTGCTCGACCCGACTGGTCCTGCGGGACGGGGAGCGACTCCTATCCTGCACTTCCATTTACCTGAGATAACCATCCATATAATACAGAATCATTTATTTGATTGActaatttaacaaaaacaaacacacacaaaaaactggaTGACCAAATACATTATGATTAATAAACAGATACAATGAAAGACAGAATGTACACACATTCAAGACCTCTGTTATCCTTATCATTATCATTTTGTCATTCAAATTTTTGGGAAATTATTGAAAAGATGGACGTCCCCATTGATTGTCTAGGTTGTAGTGTATCCCGCAGCTGCAGGAAGCAGATGCTTTGATGATGATGGGCATTAGCACCATCCATTAGAGGGAACAAACAGACAAGGAGGGATGACTTGCTAATTTAgtgacaagcaaaaaaaaagaaaggaggatagaaaaagaaaatatcatgATGACATCCTAAGGAGGTTATTTCTGTTGAGTAGAAGTCATGAGTGACACCGTTTATAATGCCGGCATGTAGTTTTGTGTTATAAGATGTTTTCAGCTTTCATTGTTCCTTTTTATCTTACCCAGCCGGCTTTTCCCTAGCATTTATTGATCCTTCTTCACAAATTCCCTTCTCAGGttacacatgcaaaaaaaacaaggtctACAGGGCTTGCACATGTGAATTATCTCCAATTAATATTGTAATAGAAACGAAAACAACTGAGGaccgtgccctgcgattggctggccaccaattcagggtgtcccctggtgatagctgggattggctccagcaacccccacgaccttaatgagaataatgcggttcagaaaatgagatattttcATAAACATGAAATTAGGGATTTTGAGGAACAAAGCAAGTTTTTTTCAGATATAAATCCATTTAATTTAATGAAAATCCTCTGCTCGGCAAGAGTGTTTTTAATGTCAGTAATCACAATAATTCTACTATATAATTCAAAATGTGGTGATATTgttaaacaataacaacatttcTAATTAGAAATACGCATTGCAAAAAGAACAGGTCCATTGACACTATGCCAACCATTTCATGCTAATTTGTTACATTGATTTTTCTACAGTAGCAGATGTTGCCGACAGGGTTCCTTTTACAAATCTAAAATCTATAtgaggaagaaaacaaaaagggaaTACTATTGGTTAAAGTGTACGTAATGAAAATTGTATTTTGCTTTCTAAATGTGTGAAAGTCACACGGTGTGGGCAAATGAGATTACAAAGTACTGTATGTCTGCAGGCATTGACAGAGACTTTGTGCGTCACCCATACTTAACCAGATTAGAACAAGCTTGTCCTTAACCTCAGAGGTCTGGTTAGGGCATAGGACTAAGCTAAATAGTCTCACAGACACTGTCTGTGGTTCACTATATACCTCCCTCTCACAGTCTGACCCACTTAGTGTATATTGCACATTATCCTCCTGATTAAATATTGCCCTTTGtctttttatacacatttaaatatgGTTTCAGGCTAGCAGACAAGCACACACCTGCTCTCAGCCCTATTGCTCAGGGCTCCACGTAGGCGCCACTTAAAGTCCCATCCTGCTATTTCCCCATCCATCACTTTGCTGAGGAGGACCAGTCTTCATTACCTAATGACAAACACAAAGTTGTGGTTTACAGTTTTGTTGCatatagaaacaaaacaaaataggaATTAGatagtgggaaaaaaagaaaatcagtaCTCTAAGTTTTACATTATTTGTGTGATCACCATCACTGTATTTAACCTGGCTTTAAGTCTGCAATTGAAGATTtagtacttgattttttttaccatcgaAATCAGGCATTAAATATTCCAATCTCATTCATACTTCAataaaactcattaaaaattcaatattttgtttCGTTACTGTCTGTGAACAACTTGTTTTAAAAGTAGACTCAATTAGAGTAGACTATTAACCATCTTAACATAATAAATCACAATCTGATGAACACCATTAGAAAGCTGCCTCCCTTTTTTGATTACAGCACTTATAGCATCGCAAGCTGTTGCAAAACATCACTACTTCCCTGGAAGCCTCTCTACTAAAAGGTTTTAGTcaagagacagaaaaaaaagtgggtaaagagtgagagagagtgctGATATAAACCGAGAAACACAGTGTGAAGAAGCAGCAACGAGCAAGACAgaaaaaagagaaggaaaaaataaagtcatttgcTCAGTAGAAATGGACAGTTACACAAATCAAAGCGTGAACGTGACTGGAGGCAAAATAATCCGGAAATCTGAGAAAGAAAGGAGACAggcaagaaggaaaaaaaacatgatggtcCTGCCACTCTGGGCTCTTTGTGCAGCTTGTCGAGTCCCACTTGGCCCCATTCCAAACAACATCCATATTTAATGAGGAACTCATAAAGCCTGGagaaatgtccaatcagcccaacTGTCAAACACTGACTTGAGACTTTTTCCCGTAGCCCTCTAGTCAATACTTATTGCTTTGCTTCAATTAATAATATACTACTTACAGAGGATAGCAAGAATACTGCATTCACCCAATCGGGGGATTCACTACTTCACATAATTACTGAATATATGACTGCTTTGCATTTTGCCAAtggattgctgtttttttttttatgaaactaCTAACTAGTCATTCATTTCattcgtccgggcgaccaaacgtccggcgaccaaacgtccaaataccggcattaatttcattttttcttaagaAGTAACTTCCAAGGTCAACtcactagttttttttctgccacaGTTAAATTATTCACACAAAGATGCTTGCCTCTTGTAGAAGTTGATTCATTCTTCTTATTTTGGTggaggtctacaattttgttaCTAGTGTCCTTTAACAGCTTTTTGGtcttaaattgttttgtttggattttgagaaTTATTTGAGACTgttggacaggtgtcttttatacacttttaaaataaaccGATGGCAATAAGACAGTGAACAAGTGGCAAACCTAGAATTTACAGTTCTGAGAGATTCTTTTTCTTGCTAATTTGTAGGCTACCAAGGTTTTATAGTTGAAACGTTACAAATAAACGTATCTTTCAAAAAAATCCTACAACTTCATTCCCTGAGAATTTGCTTAGTGGCTGACAATTTGTATGTAATACAATATCAATATAAAATAAGACTGATCTGATTCTTATGCAGTACATGTAAAAGGTACAACATGCATcatattacattaaaacacaaatattcaTGCTTGAGTGTTTGAATATTGGTGTGTCTTAGTCAAAGAGCTCCTTACATGAATAATGTATTCAGATAATGCAACCACTTCACTTTGGCAAACATTTATAGGCATTTTAGTACACAGACCATGACAGATGCTCCAACACAAAAGTGAtcgtttcaggaaaaaataatcgACTGAACAATGTAACTAATTTGTCGAGATTGGGATCGCAAATTAGAAGATATTTTCAGTAGATTAtgtctggtttaaaaaaaaacaacaaccaaaaaccaAAGGATATCCAGTTTATGCTATTGTGCTATCAAATTTACCAGCGTAAAAACCAACGTCAGATCCCATTGAACCTATCACCCATCCTCCATGGAGTTGGTTGTGATTGACATACTAAGTATACAAGACTGTCAGATCATGTTTTTGCTCTAATCAGCATACATGGTGCATACCCAACGTTATATGcaatacttttttcccccaaaaatgcttTCAACCTTTGCATAAAACTATGACAAGAGGGAACTAAGCCAGAGAAAGATGAATGAGTGAAAATCTAGTGCACACAATGCTATAATGTTAAAATCTTGACTTAAAATATTACGACATCATTTTATGAGCAAAAACGCACAATAATCCCGCTATTTACTATGTGTCTTCATGATGCACTTAAATCCAGCATGGCCTGTTGTCCATTAATGACTGATATTGGAACTTCTATTTAATAATgcattgttttgaattcataatttgataATATGTGTGTTCATGTACATGTGTTCTTGTGCTCTGTCTGTTGACCAACGTTAGCTTCCTCCTTACTACctgaatagaaaatgttttcacatctttcattcaaatttgagaCATGTTGATCCTTTTTAGAAGGTTTAGTTGGTTGTTTTGTGGAACGAATTTGAGAATTTATATTCAAAATTCCGCTCtatttatgaaaaatccaagttacaaaacaagttctggagcCAAGTAATTTAGTAAaaagaggtaccactgtacttgtaGTTCATGTAGGTTCAGTATGGACAAAAGTGTGAATAGAAAAGGTTGCAATTCTACACTACTGGAACTTTGGAGttatttttgacttttgacCAATAGTTCCTGTTTAGATTGGATGCAAAATATGACCTTGGCAGCCAATCATAGTGCAGGCAAATAATGATCACCACTCCAGTTTAGACTCAGTGGAAAGGATGCGTTCAGACTTTGAAGTTTAGAACACTGGGTTGGCATAGTACACTAATGGGGGCaatagaaaaacacaaattaggACCTAATCAACCTCCTCTTGTTGTGCCACATATGCTGCCCATACAGTATTAacctaatatttacatttatattggCAGGCCAGATTTCACCCACTTTCATATTTTGTAGTAAACACTGCCAAGTTTAATCATTGAtaaaaacaaccttttttttagcattcAT
This region of Stigmatopora nigra isolate UIUO_SnigA chromosome 6, RoL_Snig_1.1, whole genome shotgun sequence genomic DNA includes:
- the LOC144197785 gene encoding FERM and PDZ domain-containing protein 1-like — translated: MEVQDRSRSPSRRTSRVEQVVGRWLRRSRELGSRSHSLSRDRVSIESAADSLSTDGRNHPFRLNVLIQQDPKLKSHGLTLSSQTPILVQDVTQGGPADGRLIPGDQVVKINNVAVDDLTPEQAAEIIRECQDSLSVTILRKVLGPKSSFITPEKRAKLKSNPVKVRFAEEVEVNGHSQGNSLLFLPNVLKVYLENGQTKAFKFEPITTVKDIVMTLKEKLSLRNIEHFSLVLEQQYSVTKLLLLHEEERIQQVVQKKESRDYRCLFRVCFIPKLPETLLQDDPTAFEYLFLQRIGVGNKCPCIYRETP